A window from Armatimonas rosea encodes these proteins:
- the dapA gene encoding 4-hydroxy-tetrahydrodipicolinate synthase: MMRGMQARWGHIVTAMVTPFGADNQVDFVEAVALAKWLLAHGSDALVINGTTGESPTTSPKEKAALVKAIVEAIGSEKVIAGVGGNNTAEVIEAAHDAKAAGAGALLAVVPYYNKPSQEGLYQHFKAVASATDLPVMLYNVPTRTITNLEPATTARLAADCPTIVAIKEATPDISQFAEVLRVTPPSFDVYSGDDANLLPTLALGGAGMVSVIAHVIGPEFKAICDTWFAGKSTEAAELFLKTLPIAKIMFSTPSPAPTKLALRTLGKKVGPVRLPLVDCNEKESETILGVLRGHGLSV; encoded by the coding sequence ATGATGCGTGGAATGCAGGCCCGATGGGGGCATATTGTGACGGCGATGGTGACGCCTTTTGGTGCGGACAACCAGGTGGACTTTGTGGAGGCCGTGGCGCTGGCGAAGTGGCTGCTGGCCCATGGCTCGGATGCGCTGGTGATCAATGGCACCACCGGCGAGTCCCCGACCACCTCGCCGAAAGAGAAAGCGGCGCTGGTGAAGGCGATTGTCGAGGCGATTGGCTCCGAGAAAGTGATCGCGGGGGTGGGGGGCAACAACACTGCGGAGGTGATCGAGGCGGCCCACGATGCCAAGGCGGCGGGTGCGGGCGCGCTTCTTGCCGTGGTGCCCTACTACAACAAGCCCAGCCAGGAGGGGCTCTACCAGCACTTCAAGGCCGTGGCCAGCGCCACCGACCTGCCCGTGATGCTCTACAACGTCCCCACACGGACCATCACCAACCTGGAGCCCGCGACCACGGCGCGCCTCGCCGCTGACTGCCCGACTATTGTCGCGATCAAGGAGGCCACCCCAGACATCAGCCAGTTCGCCGAGGTGCTCCGTGTCACGCCCCCGAGCTTTGATGTGTACTCCGGCGACGATGCGAACTTGCTGCCGACCTTGGCACTGGGCGGAGCGGGCATGGTGAGCGTGATCGCACACGTGATCGGCCCCGAGTTCAAGGCGATCTGCGACACCTGGTTTGCCGGAAAGTCCACGGAGGCCGCGGAGCTCTTCCTCAAGACACTGCCCATCGCCAAGATCATGTTCTCGACGCCGTCGCCCGCCCCGACCAAGCTGGCACTACGGACACTCGGTAAGAAAGTCGGCCCCGTGCGCCTGCCGCTCGTGGACTGCAACGAGAAAGAGAGCGAGACTATCTTGGGCGTCCTAAGAGGGCATGGCCTCTCGGTATGA
- a CDS encoding carbohydrate kinase family protein has protein sequence MIAGFGLINKDFIAVVPSWEHDTKVRATHYFEQVGGPVPVALTVVAKLGGLSCVHLGVVGDDRDADDLGRYLDEQGVSPDLFRAPGVLTSRSLVLLDSRDGSRTLANYAEELPALSFTDAHAELLSQVSLLHIDGRDLAGALHAASLVKAAGGAVSLDLGTMRPGREALFPLCEIVLASKGGGAGAFPQHADDPAAQVRGFLDAGVKVAGVTLAEKGVMIATQEQPEPVFLPAFPIERVVDTCGAGDVFHGAFCWAHTTGMPAHQAANFAQATVALRIQQYGNRAGIPTREAVEAFLSSR, from the coding sequence ATGATCGCTGGCTTCGGACTCATCAACAAAGACTTTATTGCAGTTGTTCCTTCCTGGGAACACGACACCAAAGTGCGGGCGACCCACTATTTTGAGCAAGTCGGGGGCCCGGTTCCGGTGGCACTCACGGTCGTGGCGAAGCTGGGAGGGCTCTCCTGTGTCCATCTCGGCGTGGTAGGTGACGACCGCGATGCCGACGACCTAGGGCGCTACCTAGACGAGCAAGGGGTCTCCCCAGACCTCTTTCGTGCCCCCGGTGTGCTCACCAGCCGCTCCCTGGTCCTTCTCGATTCCCGTGATGGCTCGCGCACGCTGGCAAACTACGCCGAAGAGCTCCCCGCCCTCTCCTTCACCGACGCCCACGCTGAGCTCCTCAGCCAGGTCAGCCTGCTCCATATCGATGGCCGTGACCTCGCGGGGGCACTCCACGCCGCTTCGCTCGTCAAGGCCGCAGGAGGAGCCGTCTCCCTCGATCTGGGAACCATGCGCCCTGGCCGCGAAGCCCTCTTCCCCCTCTGCGAGATTGTCCTTGCGAGCAAGGGCGGGGGTGCTGGTGCCTTCCCCCAGCACGCCGACGATCCCGCGGCGCAGGTGCGTGGGTTCCTCGATGCAGGCGTCAAAGTCGCCGGTGTGACGCTCGCGGAGAAAGGCGTGATGATCGCCACCCAGGAGCAGCCCGAGCCGGTCTTCCTGCCCGCGTTCCCGATCGAGAGAGTCGTCGACACGTGTGGTGCGGGCGATGTGTTTCATGGAGCCTTCTGCTGGGCACATACCACGGGAATGCCCGCCCACCAAGCCGCTAACTTCGCCCAGGCCACGGTCGCGCTACGGATTCAGCAGTACGGCAACCGCGCCGGCATCCCCACACGAGAGGCTGTCGAGGCGTTTCTGAGCAGTAGGTAG
- a CDS encoding aldo/keto reductase, with product MIFAKLFPLGYGAGSLGTALSGDSAVRHVAAYLEAGGNVFDTAHVYACWQPGGVGASERELGRVLKQLGTLESAFIVTKGGHPAFGTEYPRPEHFLAPEVLEKDITESCERLGVERIPLYLLHRDDGVTPVAELLEPLQDPRLGAIGVSNWSVERIMEANAVATERGWRGFVTNQIQGSLATPSWPITDDPTTRYLTERELDFGLPLMFYSATAGGYFAGKSSKLYDSPENATRRARAQQLAERYGATATQVALAWLRSLPLPTIPLFGTTSEAHLQELLGAVSLRLTPDEAQWLTEGGTSART from the coding sequence ATGATCTTCGCTAAGCTCTTTCCCCTTGGCTACGGTGCCGGCTCGCTGGGCACGGCGCTCTCGGGCGATTCCGCGGTGCGCCACGTGGCGGCCTATCTGGAGGCAGGAGGGAATGTCTTTGACACGGCCCATGTCTATGCGTGCTGGCAGCCGGGCGGTGTTGGGGCGAGCGAGCGGGAGCTGGGGCGGGTATTGAAGCAGCTGGGGACGCTTGAGAGCGCATTTATCGTCACCAAAGGCGGTCACCCCGCCTTTGGCACGGAGTATCCCCGCCCGGAGCACTTTCTCGCGCCAGAGGTGCTTGAAAAAGACATCACGGAGAGCTGCGAGCGCCTTGGGGTGGAGCGCATTCCGCTCTACCTGCTCCACCGCGACGATGGCGTCACGCCCGTGGCGGAGCTTCTGGAGCCGCTCCAAGACCCACGTTTGGGGGCAATCGGGGTGAGCAATTGGTCGGTGGAGCGCATCATGGAGGCCAATGCTGTGGCCACGGAGCGCGGCTGGCGTGGCTTTGTCACCAACCAGATTCAGGGGAGCCTCGCCACGCCGAGCTGGCCCATCACCGACGATCCCACGACCCGCTACCTGACAGAGAGAGAGCTTGATTTCGGCCTGCCCCTGATGTTCTACTCCGCCACTGCCGGTGGCTACTTCGCCGGAAAGAGCAGCAAGCTCTACGACTCGCCCGAGAACGCCACAAGGCGCGCGCGTGCCCAGCAGCTTGCGGAGAGATACGGCGCGACAGCAACCCAAGTGGCGCTTGCGTGGCTACGGAGCCTGCCCCTCCCGACGATCCCGCTCTTTGGGACCACCAGCGAAGCGCATCTTCAGGAGCTTCTTGGGGCGGTGTCTCTGAGACTCACGCCCGACGAAGCCCAGTGGCTTACTGAAGGCGGTACCAGCGCACGAACTTGA
- a CDS encoding MOSC domain-containing protein yields the protein MSLTIHTQLIGQPQTRTDSKGEWRTAIYREPVVGPVALGLRGLDGDKVADTKHHGSKDQAVCVHPLAHHTHWSAVYGVVLSPGAVGENWTLIGDDETTVCIGDIYTVGTAQVQVSQPRFPCSKQERKLGLKGFLKAVMATGKSGWYLRVLTPGTVQAGDVLTLESRSEHGLTVDDANRALLGETLDTELIERLLAVPELAAVWKRGLRRRLSKTTE from the coding sequence ATGAGCCTGACGATCCACACGCAGCTGATTGGGCAGCCACAAACCCGAACCGATAGCAAGGGCGAGTGGCGCACCGCGATCTACCGTGAGCCGGTGGTCGGGCCGGTGGCGCTCGGGCTGCGGGGGCTCGATGGGGATAAAGTCGCGGACACGAAGCACCATGGCTCGAAGGACCAGGCCGTTTGTGTCCATCCGCTGGCGCACCATACCCACTGGAGTGCGGTCTATGGCGTGGTGCTTTCCCCCGGTGCCGTCGGGGAGAACTGGACCCTTATTGGCGACGACGAGACGACGGTCTGTATCGGGGATATCTACACGGTGGGCACGGCGCAGGTTCAGGTCTCGCAGCCGCGCTTCCCGTGTAGCAAGCAGGAGCGCAAGCTGGGGCTCAAGGGGTTCCTCAAAGCGGTGATGGCCACGGGCAAGTCCGGCTGGTACCTGCGCGTCCTCACTCCCGGGACGGTGCAGGCAGGCGATGTGCTCACGCTGGAGAGCCGCTCAGAGCATGGGCTCACCGTAGATGACGCCAACCGTGCCCTCTTGGGCGAGACGCTCGACACGGAGCTGATCGAGCGCCTCCTTGCGGTGCCAGAGCTGGCCGCGGTCTGGAAGCGCGGCCTGCGGCGACGGCTCAGCAAGACGACGGAGTAA
- a CDS encoding endonuclease domain-containing protein gives MYAHRSPRLRKLAPEPVTQARSRRKSPSPAESALWQALRGRQVCGAKFRRQHSVGSFILDFWCPEHRLAIEVEDDTPEQVAVESERQFWLEAHDIRLLRIRSDDILFQPEAVLRRISGTLTPP, from the coding sequence ATGTACGCCCACCGCTCCCCCCGGCTCCGAAAGCTCGCTCCCGAGCCCGTCACCCAAGCAAGATCGCGGCGAAAGTCCCCCAGCCCCGCAGAGTCCGCTCTCTGGCAAGCGCTCCGGGGACGCCAGGTCTGTGGGGCAAAGTTCCGCCGTCAGCACTCTGTGGGGAGCTTTATCCTCGATTTTTGGTGCCCCGAGCACCGCCTCGCCATCGAAGTGGAGGACGATACCCCCGAGCAGGTCGCCGTGGAGAGCGAGCGCCAGTTCTGGCTGGAGGCGCATGATATCCGCCTTCTCCGGATCCGAAGCGACGATATCCTCTTCCAGCCGGAGGCGGTACTGCGACGTATCTCAGGCACCCTGACGCCACCGTGA
- a CDS encoding aspartate-semialdehyde dehydrogenase encodes MKQYHVALAGATGAVGAEFLKLLEERDFPLASLTLLASARSVGKTIMFKGEELPVAELTEDSFTGCDIAFFSAGGGRSKQYAQAAVKAGAVVIDNSSAFRMDPDVPLVVPEVNPDDVLAHKGIIANPNCSTIILLMALTPLHQKWPVKRVVVSTYQAASGAGAAAMRELEVQAGELLAGKPPTKEIFPHQVAFNLFSHNTAINETGYNEEELKMVKETRKILHAPELAVTATCVRVPVLRAHSESVNIEFVGERPTVDEARAAIAAFPGVILVDDRESNTFPMPVDATGRDECLVGRIREDLSHPKALDLFVAGDQILKGAALNGYQIAELLIQRGVI; translated from the coding sequence ATGAAGCAATACCATGTGGCTCTGGCGGGCGCGACAGGCGCGGTCGGGGCGGAGTTTTTGAAGTTATTGGAGGAGCGGGACTTCCCGCTCGCCTCCCTTACCTTGCTGGCATCGGCGCGCTCGGTCGGCAAGACGATCATGTTTAAGGGCGAGGAGCTTCCGGTCGCCGAGCTGACCGAGGACTCGTTTACGGGCTGCGATATCGCGTTCTTCTCCGCAGGCGGCGGGCGCTCGAAACAGTACGCGCAGGCAGCAGTGAAAGCGGGAGCCGTGGTGATCGATAACTCGTCGGCGTTTCGCATGGACCCCGATGTCCCCCTGGTTGTCCCCGAGGTCAACCCCGACGATGTCCTGGCGCACAAGGGCATTATCGCCAACCCGAACTGCTCGACCATTATCCTGCTGATGGCCCTGACCCCGCTGCACCAGAAGTGGCCTGTGAAGCGTGTCGTGGTCAGCACCTACCAGGCGGCGTCGGGTGCGGGCGCAGCGGCGATGCGCGAGCTCGAAGTGCAGGCAGGCGAGCTGCTGGCCGGAAAGCCCCCGACCAAGGAGATCTTCCCCCACCAAGTGGCGTTCAATCTCTTCTCGCACAACACCGCGATCAACGAGACCGGCTACAACGAGGAGGAGCTCAAGATGGTCAAGGAGACCCGCAAGATCCTCCACGCCCCCGAGCTCGCTGTCACCGCTACCTGTGTTCGGGTTCCCGTGCTTCGGGCGCACAGCGAGAGCGTCAATATCGAGTTTGTGGGCGAGCGGCCTACCGTGGACGAAGCCCGCGCCGCCATTGCCGCGTTTCCGGGCGTGATTCTGGTGGACGACCGCGAGAGCAACACCTTCCCCATGCCAGTGGATGCGACCGGACGCGATGAGTGTCTTGTCGGGCGGATTCGTGAGGACCTCTCGCACCCCAAGGCGCTCGATCTCTTCGTGGCGGGCGACCAGATTCTCAAGGGCGCGGCCCTCAACGGCTACCAGATCGCGGAGCTTTTAATCCAGCGAGGAGTAATTTAG
- a CDS encoding NlpC/P60 family protein, with the protein MITRRRRRRIKLIAWGALLVLCMVLALVPNQDGALRRLLVGSVFVTWAAGLFLFWQTLLTRVLFLLPLVGALGLALLPYRNPNGGERMQQAYTTALKRYDGVPYRWGGESIRGIDCSGLIRAAMIDTCFSEGWKTQDLGLLRAGAALWWYDTTAKEIGRGYSGRTYVLRENTTLNTADYRELHPGDLAVTMSGAHILAYLGEKTWINADPKGKFAVVQKTAPDPKDAWFSTPVKFVRWYRLQ; encoded by the coding sequence ATGATAACGAGACGCCGACGACGACGGATCAAGCTTATTGCCTGGGGAGCACTGCTCGTTCTCTGTATGGTGCTCGCTCTCGTACCCAACCAAGACGGAGCGCTCCGCCGCTTGCTGGTCGGCAGTGTCTTTGTGACCTGGGCGGCAGGGCTCTTTCTCTTCTGGCAGACACTGCTGACACGCGTGCTCTTTCTCCTGCCGCTCGTGGGAGCGCTTGGGCTCGCGCTCCTGCCCTACCGCAACCCCAATGGGGGGGAACGGATGCAGCAGGCCTATACCACCGCGCTCAAGCGCTACGACGGTGTCCCGTACCGCTGGGGCGGCGAGAGCATTCGGGGCATAGACTGCTCCGGGCTGATCCGTGCCGCGATGATCGACACCTGCTTCTCCGAGGGCTGGAAGACCCAGGACCTGGGGCTCCTGCGTGCTGGCGCTGCCCTCTGGTGGTACGACACCACGGCCAAAGAGATCGGTCGCGGCTACAGCGGGCGCACCTATGTCCTCCGAGAGAACACCACGCTCAACACCGCAGACTACCGCGAGCTCCACCCCGGCGACCTTGCGGTGACCATGAGCGGTGCCCATATCCTGGCCTACCTGGGCGAGAAGACCTGGATCAACGCCGATCCCAAGGGCAAGTTTGCGGTAGTCCAAAAGACCGCCCCGGACCCCAAAGACGCCTGGTTCTCCACGCCCGTCAAGTTCGTGCGCTGGTACCGCCTTCAGTAA
- a CDS encoding alkaline phosphatase D family protein, translating to MSIFQSDWKGTRRWVGPEFWAAPLQDWSVEDNEVVALAAKGRLLHLLSHALTEKPSTFTLSVTVRLDGAPAQPAAVRAGFAFALRGQLDDFRHALWHYQHKHEAGIRADGKLFFGEMVSAEPLDTKQAVTLKLSIGAGGVATLTGTQGEKTVRLGAMLEAAVLHGNIALLAEAPRNQPEGNNQPILRWRYADFKAEGEKLEGAPERAFGPLLWTQYTLSGSVLKLLALLPPLEKSDSQTVRLEVRRGAGWEKLSDATVEPLSSTALFRVPGWKAGADTAYRVAYTWQGKDYHWEGTLRRDPVDRETLSVGVLSCDHGYVFPQARLTAMVAKQNPDLLCFLGDQIYENYGGFGIIRKPTDRATLDYLRKFWHFGWMWRELLKDRPSIILPDDHDVFQGNVWGQGGRPAPNGKQENGGYVMPAEWVGVVQRTQTGHLPDPIDPAPIAQGIGVYFTQLKYGGVDFAVIEDRKFKTGPDAVVSPALRQQAKTDPKVLDIPGAQLLGERQERFLVRWAKEPAPFKIVVSQTIFCHATTHSGPQLNPIKLDLDCNAWPQSGRRRALTALRPTVLMLAGDQHSGILLRHGIDDWDDGPLAFMVPGTANGWPRAWWPEGASVTGRFTDSFGHKLTVLAAANPEKGSNTLKEVGGTVPPDEVAHKKGSGYGIIRLNKKTREATFEMWRHGGGQFEGFPRTIKLEDKNA from the coding sequence ATGAGTATTTTTCAGAGTGACTGGAAGGGCACCCGCCGCTGGGTGGGGCCAGAGTTCTGGGCGGCGCCGCTCCAGGACTGGAGCGTGGAGGACAACGAGGTCGTAGCCTTGGCGGCCAAGGGGCGCTTGCTGCACCTGCTAAGCCATGCGCTCACCGAAAAACCAAGCACCTTCACGCTCTCGGTGACCGTGCGCCTCGACGGTGCTCCGGCACAGCCAGCGGCGGTGCGGGCGGGATTTGCCTTTGCCCTGCGCGGCCAGCTCGATGACTTTCGCCACGCGCTCTGGCACTACCAGCACAAGCACGAAGCGGGCATTCGGGCGGATGGAAAACTCTTTTTCGGGGAGATGGTGAGCGCAGAGCCTCTGGATACCAAGCAAGCGGTCACGCTGAAGCTGAGCATTGGGGCGGGGGGCGTGGCGACACTCACCGGGACACAGGGCGAGAAGACAGTCCGTCTTGGGGCGATGCTCGAGGCAGCAGTACTACACGGCAATATCGCCCTCCTCGCCGAGGCGCCGCGCAACCAGCCCGAGGGCAACAACCAGCCGATTCTCCGCTGGCGCTATGCGGATTTCAAGGCAGAGGGCGAGAAACTAGAGGGGGCTCCCGAACGCGCATTTGGACCGCTGCTCTGGACACAGTACACGCTCTCGGGCAGCGTGCTCAAGCTCCTGGCGCTCTTGCCCCCCCTGGAAAAATCCGACAGCCAGACCGTCCGGCTGGAGGTCAGGCGTGGTGCGGGCTGGGAGAAGCTCAGCGATGCCACCGTGGAGCCACTCTCGAGCACAGCACTCTTTCGCGTTCCTGGCTGGAAGGCAGGCGCAGATACGGCCTATCGGGTTGCCTATACGTGGCAGGGCAAAGACTATCACTGGGAAGGGACGCTTAGACGTGACCCAGTGGATCGAGAGACCCTCTCGGTGGGCGTGCTCTCCTGCGATCATGGCTATGTCTTCCCGCAGGCACGGCTTACAGCAATGGTGGCGAAGCAGAACCCGGATCTCCTCTGTTTCTTAGGCGACCAGATCTACGAGAACTACGGCGGCTTTGGGATTATCCGCAAGCCCACCGATCGCGCAACGCTGGACTACTTACGAAAGTTCTGGCACTTTGGCTGGATGTGGCGCGAGCTGCTCAAAGACCGACCTTCCATTATTCTGCCCGACGACCACGATGTCTTCCAGGGCAATGTCTGGGGACAGGGCGGGCGGCCCGCGCCCAATGGCAAACAAGAAAACGGCGGCTACGTCATGCCTGCCGAGTGGGTGGGTGTCGTCCAGCGCACCCAGACCGGGCACCTGCCTGACCCGATCGACCCGGCCCCAATCGCGCAAGGCATCGGGGTGTACTTTACCCAGCTCAAGTACGGCGGCGTGGACTTCGCCGTAATCGAGGACCGCAAGTTCAAGACCGGCCCCGATGCTGTCGTCTCCCCAGCGCTTCGCCAGCAGGCCAAGACCGACCCCAAGGTGCTCGATATCCCCGGCGCACAGCTCCTGGGCGAGCGCCAGGAGCGCTTTCTGGTGCGCTGGGCCAAAGAGCCCGCTCCGTTTAAGATCGTTGTCTCCCAGACGATCTTCTGCCATGCGACGACGCACTCGGGGCCACAACTCAATCCCATTAAGCTCGACCTGGACTGTAACGCTTGGCCACAGTCCGGGCGGCGGCGGGCACTCACGGCGCTCCGTCCGACCGTGCTGATGCTCGCCGGGGATCAGCACAGCGGGATTTTATTGCGGCACGGTATCGACGACTGGGACGATGGCCCGCTGGCATTTATGGTTCCCGGCACCGCCAACGGCTGGCCGCGTGCCTGGTGGCCTGAGGGAGCCAGTGTCACCGGGCGCTTCACCGATAGCTTCGGGCATAAGCTCACGGTGCTGGCAGCGGCGAATCCAGAGAAGGGGAGCAACACTCTCAAAGAAGTCGGCGGTACAGTCCCCCCGGACGAAGTAGCACACAAAAAAGGCTCTGGCTATGGCATTATCCGCCTGAACAAGAAGACCCGTGAGGCGACCTTTGAGATGTGGCGACATGGAGGTGGGCAGTTCGAGGGGTTCCCAAGGACGATAAAGCTCGAAGATAAAAATGCATAA
- a CDS encoding sulfatase, producing MQRTLIVFLTLLTLLFPRPAGARGPGQPNIVFIFADDLGWRDVGYQGSDFYETPVIDRFAKEGMVFTHAYAAAGNCAPSRACLLSGTYGPRHGVYAVDSTNRGPKELMRLVPYPNKQGLLEENITLADALKSAGYATGHFGKWHLMHPTEGALPSQQGFDETYDSFGNGPLKEGGEGNQTGPPSDPKGVFTLTNKACAFIEKNKAKPFFVYLAHHGIHSPLQAQPGTLAKFKAKTPGIEQRNAKYAACVAALDSSIDILLKKLKELNLAKNTIVVFTSDNGATQQSSQEPLRGSKGGYYEGGIREPLIVRWPGVTKPGSVCATPVINIDFYPTFLEAAGAKPPKLLDGESLVPLLKGGSTLKRQAIFWHFPGYLNDPVIRGRDKDFRTRPISVIRKGDWKLHLYHEEWVLDGGKNALELYNLKDDIGERSNLADTNPSKRDELLKDLLAWIKSTNAPLAGKKL from the coding sequence ATGCAACGGACACTCATTGTTTTTCTCACGCTCCTCACCCTACTATTCCCCCGCCCTGCGGGGGCGAGGGGACCAGGTCAGCCCAACATTGTCTTTATCTTTGCCGATGATCTGGGCTGGCGCGATGTCGGCTACCAGGGCTCGGACTTCTACGAGACGCCGGTGATTGATCGCTTCGCTAAAGAGGGGATGGTCTTCACCCATGCCTACGCTGCGGCGGGAAACTGCGCCCCGAGCCGGGCGTGCTTGCTCTCGGGAACCTACGGGCCACGGCACGGGGTCTACGCCGTAGACAGCACGAACCGAGGGCCGAAGGAGCTGATGCGTCTGGTGCCCTACCCCAATAAGCAGGGTTTGCTCGAGGAGAACATCACGCTCGCCGATGCCCTGAAATCGGCAGGCTATGCCACGGGGCACTTTGGCAAGTGGCACCTCATGCATCCCACAGAAGGCGCACTGCCGTCACAACAGGGCTTCGACGAGACCTACGACTCCTTTGGAAATGGTCCTCTCAAAGAAGGGGGCGAGGGCAACCAGACAGGGCCTCCCAGTGATCCCAAGGGGGTCTTTACGCTCACGAACAAAGCCTGTGCGTTTATCGAGAAGAACAAGGCTAAGCCGTTTTTTGTCTATCTCGCCCACCACGGGATTCACTCACCACTCCAAGCCCAGCCAGGCACTCTGGCGAAGTTCAAGGCAAAAACTCCCGGCATAGAGCAGAGAAATGCGAAGTATGCTGCGTGTGTCGCTGCCTTGGACTCCAGCATAGACATACTTCTCAAAAAGCTCAAGGAGCTAAACCTAGCGAAAAACACAATCGTCGTCTTCACGTCGGACAATGGCGCAACCCAGCAGTCGTCGCAAGAGCCGCTCCGAGGAAGCAAAGGCGGCTACTACGAAGGGGGCATCCGCGAGCCTCTGATCGTGCGCTGGCCCGGTGTCACCAAGCCTGGCAGCGTCTGCGCGACGCCTGTTATCAACATCGATTTCTACCCGACGTTTCTCGAAGCAGCCGGAGCCAAGCCTCCTAAGCTGCTTGATGGCGAGAGCCTCGTCCCACTTCTCAAAGGTGGTAGCACCCTCAAGCGCCAAGCGATCTTCTGGCACTTCCCTGGCTATCTCAACGACCCGGTAATCCGAGGCCGTGACAAAGACTTCCGCACCCGCCCCATTAGTGTTATTCGCAAGGGCGACTGGAAGTTGCACCTCTACCACGAGGAGTGGGTGCTCGATGGCGGAAAGAATGCACTGGAACTCTACAACCTCAAGGACGATATTGGGGAACGCAGCAACCTTGCCGATACCAACCCCAGCAAGCGCGACGAGCTCCTCAAGGACTTACTGGCGTGGATAAAATCCACCAATGCCCCGCTGGCAGGAAAGAAGCTATGA
- a CDS encoding response regulator — MSKILIAEDEDGLRMLLERQLTRSGYTVHTAQDGQAALEALLREPFDLVISDMKMPRLDGMGLLREAQERHLPIDFVVLTGHGSLEGAVEAFKNGNVADYLLKPLEDIRMLSRIVAKALEARRLKEENARLSTALPETRQLEQLLELTECYLSLVQDRQLSVEEALVALPQEAPPGVAPSLTKAFITMARQRIASPPELALAA, encoded by the coding sequence ATGAGTAAGATTTTGATTGCAGAAGACGAAGACGGACTCCGGATGCTCCTGGAGCGCCAGCTCACCCGCTCGGGCTACACGGTCCATACCGCCCAAGACGGCCAAGCCGCACTGGAGGCGCTCCTACGGGAGCCCTTTGATCTGGTCATCTCGGACATGAAGATGCCCCGGCTCGATGGCATGGGCCTGCTCCGAGAGGCGCAGGAGCGGCACCTGCCCATCGACTTCGTGGTCCTCACGGGCCATGGGAGCCTGGAGGGCGCGGTGGAGGCGTTTAAGAACGGCAATGTCGCCGACTACCTCCTCAAGCCGCTTGAGGACATCCGTATGCTCAGCCGTATTGTCGCCAAGGCACTGGAGGCGCGCCGGCTCAAGGAAGAGAACGCACGCCTCAGCACCGCGCTCCCCGAGACACGCCAGCTTGAGCAGCTTCTAGAGCTCACCGAGTGCTATCTCAGCCTCGTGCAGGACCGCCAGCTCAGTGTGGAAGAGGCGCTGGTCGCGCTCCCCCAGGAAGCCCCTCCCGGTGTGGCCCCCAGCCTAACCAAGGCCTTCATTACCATGGCACGCCAGCGCATTGCCTCCCCCCCAGAGCTTGCCCTCGCCGCCTGA